TTATAAATGTAACAAAAAATGTTAAAGACAAGCCAATTAATATTTTTTTCCACTTGCGCATAAAGTTTGATTGTAATGTGATGGTCAAATATAAGAATTATTTTTGAGGGATTGGTTTAACTTTTTAATTTACAAATTGGAACTAATGGCAATCCAAATTGGATTCATCAACAACTTGTGCTGAGATTTTTGGTGAGATGTATGGAATTCCTAGTCCCATTCCGCGCACAATAAAAAGTAATCCAAGCACTAATGCAAAAACAGGGACAGCTTTAGTAATTTTTCTTCTAATGTTAAGATTAATAAATTTTCCAAAAATTGTTGCTGCAAACATTGTTGGAACAGTTCCTAATCCGAATAAAATCATAACTGCTGAACCGGAAATTGCATCGCCACTTGCAATTGCACCTGCTAAAGCCACGTAAACTAATCCGCATGGCAAAAAACCATTTAGAATCCCAATTAAAAACATAGCGGAAAAAGTTCCGCGTTTAAATAAATCACTTATTCCGGACTTTAATGGTGTAGTTATTTTTTGAATAAGTCTATGTTGAGTTATTTTTGCTTTATACTTTGGTGGGATTAATACTGCGATTACAATTGCAATCCCGAGTACGATAGAAATGCTTTGCTGAAAACCAGAAATTACAAGTCGTGAACCAAGTAACCCAAAAACTGCACCAAGAAAAGAATAAGTTACAACTCTGCCAAGATTGTACAATAATCTTCCAGTAACAAAAGAAAGATTACCTGAATTTGGAATCGGAAGTGCAATTGCAATTGGCCCGCACATACCAATACAATGAAAGCTTCCGAATAACCCGACGAAGAATGCTGTTAAAATTTCTGGTGACATTTTTATTAAATAGAATGCAATTGAAATAAATTAAACACTGAAAGGTCATTTCGAAGGAGTCTTCTGCCATAGACATCCCTTTGGGAGACTGAGAAATCTGAATCACCAAAGGAACGAGATTTCTCCCTTCGGTCGAAATGATTATATTTTTTCATTCAATTGAAAATTCATCCACAATCACTTAATTAATTACAAAAGAACTTTCTTTATAATACTCAGCTGCCTCATGTGAAAAGTTAAGTTTAACTTTCCAATAACCTTTATCCATATTTTGTGTTGAAATTAATTGCTGTGCAATTGTATCAATAGATAGAGCTACTGCAAAATCTTTTTTAGAATTTGATGGACGATAAAACTGAATTGTACCAATAAGACTTTTTTTAGCAAATGAGTTGGGCAAAACTAATCTAATAAAACCATTTTCAGGATTTATGCTAACTTCATTACCCATTATATTGGTTCTGTTTATCCTATCAATCTGCTCTTGATGATGAATTCCTTTATTGTAATAATCACTCGCAACCAAATCAACATCCTGACTCATTAAGAAAATTACTGTGCCAATTGTAATCGTCATGAAAACAATAATTGTAATGAGAATTCCAGTACCCCAATTAAATTTACTTTTTTTCATTTATTTCCACCGGTCCTAAAAATGAGGTCTTAACTTTTTTAATCAATTTATTTCCATCGTAAATACCTATTTCAATCGGAGTATTCATTTTACTTAGCTTACTTTTATCCATCAATACAAGAAATTTTGTTTCAACAATCTCTTGAGATTTTAATACAATATTTTTTCCAACTAATTTTAATTCACCATCAGCAGGATTTTCGAGTTTAATCAGAACCGGAGTTTCATTAAAGGTTTTGTTAACAATATTTAAATCATAAACATTACTAATTTTTCCATTAGGCTGTTCTTGAAACAACATGCCCGGTGTTCTTAAAACATTTATAGAGTAGTCGGTTCTTACGGAAAGCAGATAACCGAGAACACCAACTAACACAACAAGAATTATTGAATAGAGCATCATTCTTGGAGTGATTCTGAACTTTGTTTTATTTTCAATTCCGTTTAATGAATCATACCTAATTAATTTCTTAGGGCGATTGATTTTTTCCATAACTGCATCGCACTCATCAATACAAGCTGTGCAGTTAACGCATTCTAATTGAATTCCATTTCTAATATCAATTCCGGTTGGGCAAACATCAACACATAAATGACAATCAATGCAATCACCTTTTGGTGATGCTTCTTCACCTTTTTTTAGTTTACCACGTGGCTCACCGCGTTTATGATCGTAGGCTATTACAATTGAGTCCTGATCAAGCAGAACGCCTTGCAATCTTCCATAAGGGCAAACAATAGTGCAGGCTTGTTCTCGGAAAAAAGCAAACACCCAATAAAAAATAAGTGAGAAAGCAATGATTGCAATAAATCCACTCAAGTGTGCGCTTGGTGGCTGTGTAATAATTAAAATAACCTTATCAACACTAATTATGTACGATAAAAAGATATGCGCAATAAAAAAAGCAATTATGAAGAAAATAATATTCTTCAATCCTTTTTTAAAAAGTTTTTTGCTATTCCATTCTTCAGCATCAAGTTTACGCTGATCCCTTGCATCTCCTTCAATCCAGTATTCAATCTTGCGGAAAACCATTTCCAAAAATACTGTTTGTGGACATGCCCATCCGCAGAATATTCTTCCAAACACTACAGTAAACAAAATGATAAAAACAATTATTGAAATCATTGCAAGAACAAAGAGATGAAAATCGTGAGGGCCGAAAGGAATGCCAAACAGAATAAAATTTCTGTTTAAAAAATCAAACAATAGAAATTGATGACCGTTTACCTTTATAAATGGAACTATAATTAAAAACGTTAAAAGAAAAAAACTAAGAATTGTTCTAGCGTTATAAAATTTACCCGAAGGTTTCTTCGGGTAAACCCATTTTCTTTTTCCATCATCAGTTACTGTTGCAAGTTGGTTTCTATATTCTTGTTTATCTTCAGCAATTTTAGTTTCATTAGTTTCCATTTCACTCTCAATATTATTTCAATAACATCATTTAGATGCAGCAGT
The window above is part of the Ignavibacteriales bacterium genome. Proteins encoded here:
- the ccoG gene encoding cytochrome c oxidase accessory protein CcoG, with the protein product METNETKIAEDKQEYRNQLATVTDDGKRKWVYPKKPSGKFYNARTILSFFLLTFLIIVPFIKVNGHQFLLFDFLNRNFILFGIPFGPHDFHLFVLAMISIIVFIILFTVVFGRIFCGWACPQTVFLEMVFRKIEYWIEGDARDQRKLDAEEWNSKKLFKKGLKNIIFFIIAFFIAHIFLSYIISVDKVILIITQPPSAHLSGFIAIIAFSLIFYWVFAFFREQACTIVCPYGRLQGVLLDQDSIVIAYDHKRGEPRGKLKKGEEASPKGDCIDCHLCVDVCPTGIDIRNGIQLECVNCTACIDECDAVMEKINRPKKLIRYDSLNGIENKTKFRITPRMMLYSIILVVLVGVLGYLLSVRTDYSINVLRTPGMLFQEQPNGKISNVYDLNIVNKTFNETPVLIKLENPADGELKLVGKNIVLKSQEIVETKFLVLMDKSKLSKMNTPIEIGIYDGNKLIKKVKTSFLGPVEINEKK
- a CDS encoding sulfite exporter TauE/SafE family protein, coding for MSPEILTAFFVGLFGSFHCIGMCGPIAIALPIPNSGNLSFVTGRLLYNLGRVVTYSFLGAVFGLLGSRLVISGFQQSISIVLGIAIVIAVLIPPKYKAKITQHRLIQKITTPLKSGISDLFKRGTFSAMFLIGILNGFLPCGLVYVALAGAIASGDAISGSAVMILFGLGTVPTMFAATIFGKFINLNIRRKITKAVPVFALVLGLLFIVRGMGLGIPYISPKISAQVVDESNLDCH
- a CDS encoding FixH family protein — protein: MKKSKFNWGTGILITIIVFMTITIGTVIFLMSQDVDLVASDYYNKGIHHQEQIDRINRTNIMGNEVSINPENGFIRLVLPNSFAKKSLIGTIQFYRPSNSKKDFAVALSIDTIAQQLISTQNMDKGYWKVKLNFSHEAAEYYKESSFVIN